The DNA window CACACCAATTTGATGAGTTGTCAAGTTCCTCTTCAAGGTGTGGCCTTAACCACCATAGCTCTTACACAGACTGACCATAAAAACACAATCTAACGGCAACTCATCTTTATCTTTGCTACATTTAATTCCAGTGtaacatatttcaaataatCCACTATTGTAAACAGCCCAAATATTCTCAGACAGGGTTTTAGTTGTTCGATAAAATCAGGGCTTTCACCAGCTAGTTGGCATGATTGTCTATCACAACATGTACTCTGATGCAGATTCagatttcaacatttttcaatattaaaatcacaattTAAGAGGACTTTCCATTCTTGATGGGCGTTTTTACTCTTTAGATGAAGATTTAATGTTCTGCTAAACATTTTAGGTTAAATGTGTATATACTACACCAAAACATACATGTTGAATTGTAACTTTGTGTAATTTTATATTAATCCTTATTTCAAGACAGGGACCTACACCATGAAAACCAGTTCGTCTCTGGGGAAACTTCTGCTGGTCAAAGTGGAGAAAGACCCTTTTTTGATTCTCCCAGAAGATGAGTGGTACTTCTCCAAAGTAGTGGTAACGACtccagagggagaagccattcTTTTCCCCTGTTACAGATGGATTTCCAGGGGAGAACTGGTGGAGCTGAGAGGAGGGAAAGGTCAAATTTCCAGAATAATTGATATACAGATTactaatatttatatttatggaTATTAATTCTTTGTACTTTTCTTGCTTTAGCCATGAAGGGTTTTGAGGAGGACCATGCCTTGTTGACTGACCACCGGAAAAAAGAGATAACACTTAAAAAGAGCTTGTACCAGTAAGTTTTAACGTGTGCAGTGTAAGAGCAGATTATGTtaattgtttgtgtgttatGGTCTGACTGTGATTGGCGGGTCAGCCTATATAGCCTAGGAACCTTTGTGGCTCGTCAGGTGTTTCCAACTGGAACgggaaaaacagtttttgactgCTGTACAGCAACATGTTATGCTCCGTGCTGATGTgttgtgtgagaatgtgttatttAAAGAATGAGATGTGAAATAAATGGACTTGTGTGCATCGTAACTGAAAAGCAAGTGGACTCTCATTCATCCGTCATGGTAAAGTAAAGGCGCGTCAATTAGGTTTCCTGTTGAAATGCCTCAGTGGCTTAAAGCATTGGCTTAGCCTCTACATGCAGTACAGTACGTACATAGAGCTGCTGTGATGATCTTATAAGTTTATCTGGAAAAATGTCTCACGTTCTTCTCTGTAactttgtttggtttttcaGATGGAAGATTATGGCTGATGGACTACCCCAAATCATCCATGTCAATAAACAGTCTGAGCTCCCAGCTGAAATCCGCTTCTCCGAGTCCAAATCAAGTGAAATAGATAATACAAAAACCATAATGTGAGTCTACATACATATAAACAGTGAACACAACTAGGTTCCAGTAGTCATATTCATATGTTTTGAggaaaaagtttaatttaaagggccagtgtgtaaaatgggttgaaacagtgacatcagtggtcaaattctagattgcagggctcactcgctcacccctcccgtcgggtaaatgacggtgggctcgtagggacaaaaagccttgcgcacgactttttcaggagtaggtctatctagcgatgaggtgaatatttatttagaaatctaaaccatgttaatatattgtaatgaatccctcacaagcaggagaccagaggagcgttcgggaaaaaggcctgtttatttgagcactccaaaaactccggtaacactccactccgtcccaaactctgactcttctagcgtaacagacacacttcataactttacacacatcctcgtttaccataccgagtggggaccccccctcccctctctgctcaatctccagccctcacactgactgacagcgtagccggtaaacagagctcagctgtttatttagcctagcaatatctccggactatagtagctgcaatgaacaactttgaatgtgattttgaagagtttcttgtagcggacacagacccagagccatacctgtttgagccggagcatacagatgaggaactccatgtgtttgatgctgagcgggagagaagagaggctgaTTGCACAgtatgggattcggtgctactgctaccatcgttggggagatataccatcaggaggaaaagcgctatagagagtgcatcacaaggagtgaagttgcgtcttcttttcctcgcagatgacggttcgggttcattctctcctgttgcgtggtaagtgtggtccattcgcaaactttataactaaaaaaactttttactactctctatcgacgaactactaacactctctgctgtttcctcctccttcttccgtccttccgctgtcttcgttggttcatttatacacgcgaaacgtgttctctggctggctggattgtccactcagTCTGCCGTACATGCATGGTGGCgaaagatggcgacctctctaaagcaaggcccttgctatatatatatatatatatatatataaaaggctatgaaaaccaaatgaattttattttatagcgatcatacacttgtataaacatattaataggtagaatattcagattcaggttcagattgacaataaaccatgcgaaatattacacactggccctttaaagctTTATTATCAGTATGTGCTTTATTTctgtattgtgtttttcttttttaaaccctGTTTTACTTCAGCGGTCTTGAACTGAAGCTTAAGGGAATGCTTGGATCTAAAGAAAAATGGGAACGCATtgaagacatgaaaaaaatctTCTGGTTCAAAAAGACGACAATATCAggtagatttttttccccctcattttCCAGTTCTGCAGCATAAATTATCACAAAAATGTCACTGCCATAgtttcaaataaacacacatacagtatacagtagATGTTTCTCTTGGGTAAAACAATGACAATGATCATCATGTTGTATTTCAAACCCaaagaaaggaaaacattttatatattattttttctaattGCTGTTCTTCCAGAGTATGTTTCAGAGCACTGGAAGGAAGACGACTTTTATGGATCCCAGTTTCTGAACGGAGTCAACCCCAATGTGATCAAGCGCTGCTCAGAGCTTCCCCCAAACTTTCCAGTCACAGAGGAGATGGTGAAGCCGTTCCTGGCAGAGGGAACCTCTCTGCAGAAGGAAATGGAGGTATGAAAGAAGAGTGGCTTTAAATGGCTCATAATCTTTGCTTTGAGATGACTTGTGCATTTAAGGAGAGTACTTAAATCACAATGGAAAGTCCCTGCATCCAATTGCCTAGATTTATTACAAATCTGTGATACCTCTTGATGtcccttttttttattctgtctttCCTTCCCGTACAGAAAGGCAACATATTCCTCTATGACCAGAAGAAGATGGATGGAATAACCCCCAGAACCTATAATGGTGAACCTCTGCACGTGACTGCTGGTCTCTGTTTACTCTACATGAACccagaaaacaaactgatgcCAATAGCAATACAGGTATTTAAATGACAGAGCAAATCAGTGGCATTATCTATACTGTATAAACTTGTGTAAActataaaaattaaatatgtttttatcacattccAGCTGCACCAACAACCCTCTGAGCAGAACCCCATCTTTCTGCCCAGTGACCCAGAGCCTGACTGGCTGCTGGCCAAGATGTTCATCAAAAATGCAGATTCCATGGATCATCAAGCTGTTCAACACCTCATGAACACTCACTTTCTGGCAGAGGTCTTTACTGTTGCCGCTCTTCGCAGCTTCTCTGTGATTCACCCCCTCTATAAGGTAAAATTACACAGCTGAGGTCATAGTGCTGGTGCACTTTATTCTATTCATTTGAGCTGAACTGATGACCAGGggcgtattcacaaacattctgagaacactctctgaaagctcctaacttagcttatttttttaagtaaagACTCCtggcttaggagtgatttaggaaagttttTAGAGCAACTCTAACcaaggaagggacagagacTTTTACCTtcgtgaggaggtgtggttggcCCTGTTACTAGGTATGACACATTATTTTaaaagatgtgattggttgtcacagacacacccttttgtgagcctacaaggtgtggacacctagtggaaatgaaatgctgactgtgaaagtgttgccATTGTGTGCGTACCCCTAATGAGACTGACCATATTAGCCCTACATGATCAAAAAtatagcatttcatttacttacTGTCACAGAAAACctgtttcagtttttgtttgtttgtttgctcatgACTTCCATTGATGATTGACACACCCAGGATGTGCTGCTTGTTGTTCACTTAAATAAGCATCATACTTTGACTTGTAATATTTTTCCATCTGTCCGTACAGCTGCTGTTTCCACATTTCCGGTACACTCTCCACATAAACACTGGAGCCCGCACAACTCTTTTAGGACCAGCGGGGGTTTTACATCTAGTATGGCTctttaaaatacacattttctgaATCTGCAGATTCCAACTGTGTTGCATTCTAGCAAAACTTGAAGGTGTTG is part of the Epinephelus fuscoguttatus linkage group LG11, E.fuscoguttatus.final_Chr_v1 genome and encodes:
- the LOC125896654 gene encoding hydroperoxide isomerase ALOXE3-like, which encodes MAEYKLEVTTGDRQNAGTWDHIYVTLIGTEGQSERTELDNYGTDFSTGTTGTYTMKTSSSLGKLLLVKVEKDPFLILPEDEWYFSKVVVTTPEGEAILFPCYRWISRGELVELRGGKAMKGFEEDHALLTDHRKKEITLKKSLYQWKIMADGLPQIIHVNKQSELPAEIRFSESKSSEIDNTKTIIGLELKLKGMLGSKEKWERIEDMKKIFWFKKTTISEYVSEHWKEDDFYGSQFLNGVNPNVIKRCSELPPNFPVTEEMVKPFLAEGTSLQKEMEKGNIFLYDQKKMDGITPRTYNGEPLHVTAGLCLLYMNPENKLMPIAIQLHQQPSEQNPIFLPSDPEPDWLLAKMFIKNADSMDHQAVQHLMNTHFLAEVFTVAALRSFSVIHPLYKLLFPHFRYTLHINTGARTTLLGPAGVLHLTTLGYDGLLELMRRAHSETTYSSLCLPENITARGLESIPNFYYRDDGLKLWNIINSFVKAVVEYYYPSDSEVLKDTELQDWISEIFTHGFLGNKASGFPAECQTVVEVIKFITMVIFTVTAQHAAVNNGQYDYYSWAPNVSLLLHKPPPTTKGQSSMKTILETLPDVGETVSFVAMAWMLTKKYTDVVPLGSYPEERFDEPAPKQMMKEFQAELSSLSEAITTRNSRLEVPYTYLNPAEIENSVAM